A region of Veillonellaceae bacterium DNA encodes the following proteins:
- a CDS encoding NYN domain-containing protein: MRDLYLVDGYNVIFWVPDVFGRDDLESSRKKLIDLLQDYGAHNNIEMIVVFDGMGTSTKVKKEVLSDSFTIIFTPSRMTADSYIEKESYIRRNEYRSIYVVTSDGPEQSQVLGNGSYRVAVDDLMWSLKHDKKDQHTFIKKNNQTNQRSEIGHSLPPSVQEKLDKLRGKK; encoded by the coding sequence ATGAGAGATCTCTATCTGGTTGATGGATATAATGTGATATTCTGGGTGCCGGATGTATTTGGCAGAGATGATCTGGAATCCAGCCGGAAAAAGCTGATCGACCTTCTTCAGGATTACGGAGCCCATAACAATATAGAAATGATTGTTGTGTTTGATGGCATGGGCACATCGACAAAAGTGAAGAAGGAAGTATTGTCGGATTCTTTTACCATTATCTTTACTCCGAGCAGGATGACGGCAGACAGCTATATAGAAAAGGAATCGTATATCAGGCGGAATGAATACAGGTCTATTTACGTTGTCACTTCTGACGGGCCTGAACAAAGCCAGGTCCTGGGAAACGGATCCTACCGCGTGGCTGTTGATGACTTGATGTGGTCCTTGAAGCATGACAAGAAGGACCAGCATACATTCATCAAAAAGAATAATCAGACAAACCAAAGAAGCGAAATAGGACATTCACTTCCTCCATCCGTTCAGGAAAAACTTGATAAACTCAGAGGCAAAAAATAG
- a CDS encoding ammonium transporter: protein MKKYLIPLALLLMTPGAALAADGESALNGADTAYVAIAALLVLIMTPALGFFYGGLVRRKNTINTIMMPMICLAIFTVQWFLYGYSLSFGPDVGGIIGNLDWAFFKNVGMAAEPEYSETIPHILFALFQMAFAILTPAIISGGIAERMRFPAYCLFVLLWGTLVYDPMAHMVWGVGGLIRNMGGLDFAGGTVIHVTSGFSALAAAVIIGKRRGYGILTMHPHNIPYVCLGGSFLWLGWFGFNSGAALNASDVMAQALANTGIASCSAGLVWVLIEQILHKKMTALGLMTGILTGLVGITPAAGFVDASASFLIGITTPLVCYFFVSYVKAKLGYDDTLDAFGCHGAGGVWGALMTGVFCTKAVNPAGADGLLYGNPAQMIPQITGIVTGIIVAVVMTVLILKILGAFMQIRATASEEAQGLDLIDHGERAYFKL from the coding sequence ATGAAAAAGTATCTTATACCCCTGGCACTTCTTTTAATGACACCAGGGGCTGCCCTGGCAGCAGATGGAGAAAGCGCCCTGAACGGGGCGGACACTGCTTACGTAGCAATAGCTGCGCTTCTGGTCCTGATCATGACGCCGGCGCTGGGATTTTTTTATGGCGGCCTCGTAAGAAGAAAGAATACAATCAATACAATCATGATGCCCATGATATGCCTGGCAATCTTCACAGTGCAGTGGTTCCTCTACGGGTATTCCCTGTCTTTCGGACCGGATGTTGGTGGCATTATCGGAAATCTTGACTGGGCATTCTTCAAGAATGTGGGCATGGCAGCCGAACCGGAGTATTCTGAAACGATTCCGCATATACTCTTCGCTTTGTTCCAGATGGCATTTGCTATCCTGACACCGGCAATCATAAGCGGCGGAATTGCTGAAAGAATGAGATTCCCTGCTTACTGCCTGTTCGTTCTTCTTTGGGGGACTCTGGTTTATGATCCGATGGCCCACATGGTCTGGGGCGTGGGCGGCCTGATCCGCAATATGGGAGGACTTGATTTTGCAGGTGGAACGGTTATCCATGTAACTTCCGGATTCTCCGCACTGGCTGCTGCTGTTATCATTGGAAAAAGAAGAGGATACGGAATCCTGACCATGCATCCCCATAATATCCCCTATGTATGCCTTGGAGGCAGTTTCTTATGGCTTGGCTGGTTTGGGTTCAACTCCGGTGCAGCTCTCAATGCTTCAGATGTCATGGCGCAAGCTCTGGCTAACACGGGCATTGCTTCCTGTTCGGCTGGATTGGTCTGGGTGCTGATTGAACAGATCCTTCATAAAAAGATGACGGCACTGGGTCTCATGACGGGCATCCTGACCGGGCTGGTAGGCATTACACCGGCAGCCGGATTCGTCGATGCTTCCGCCTCTTTCCTGATCGGTATAACAACTCCTCTTGTCTGCTACTTCTTTGTTTCCTATGTAAAGGCAAAACTTGGATATGATGATACGCTTGATGCATTTGGCTGCCATGGCGCAGGCGGCGTATGGGGTGCATTGATGACTGGCGTATTCTGCACGAAGGCAGTCAATCCTGCCGGGGCTGACGGACTTCTTTACGGAAATCCGGCCCAGATGATTCCGCAGATTACAGGAATTGTTACAGGTATTATCGTTGCCGTTGTCATGACTGTATTGATTCTGAAGATTCTTGGCGCATTCATGCAAATCCGCGCAACTGCTTCTGAAGAAGCACAGGGGCTTGACCTGATCGACCATGGTGAACGCGCTTATTTCAAGTTATAA
- a CDS encoding ribonuclease III, giving the protein MDALTLAYIGDVCWSFFIRKALIDTGIYNVQILNSLASEMVSAKWQSRILFDIMELLSDRELKVCKRARNTHSNVPKSATVEEYRESTAFEALIGYLYLSGQTDRQNFIMDRGLRFLAEEMNDEG; this is encoded by the coding sequence ATGGATGCGCTGACACTGGCCTATATCGGCGACGTATGCTGGTCTTTCTTCATCAGGAAAGCTTTGATTGATACAGGAATTTATAATGTTCAAATTTTAAACAGCCTGGCTTCTGAAATGGTATCGGCCAAATGGCAGAGCCGTATTCTCTTTGATATCATGGAACTTCTGTCAGACAGGGAGCTCAAGGTCTGCAAACGTGCAAGAAATACACATTCCAATGTGCCGAAGAGTGCAACTGTCGAGGAATATCGCGAATCGACAGCTTTTGAAGCTCTGATCGGTTATCTGTATCTTTCAGGCCAGACGGATCGACAGAATTTTATCATGGACAGGGGACTGCGCTTTTTAGCGGAGGAAATGAATGATGAAGGATAA
- a CDS encoding P-II family nitrogen regulator: MSEEKKIYKVDAVIRPEKLEELKDKLYEIGVTGITVTEVYGCGLTRGQEEIYRGSVLYVNLLPKIKVEIVIYETPLDTLIDTIRGVCNTGHVGDGKIFVSELYTAVKIRTGERGGAAIIDDKA, from the coding sequence ATGAGTGAAGAAAAGAAAATATACAAGGTGGATGCAGTGATTCGTCCGGAAAAACTGGAGGAATTAAAAGATAAACTTTACGAAATTGGTGTTACGGGAATTACAGTGACCGAAGTCTATGGGTGCGGCCTGACCAGAGGGCAGGAGGAAATTTACAGAGGAAGCGTACTCTATGTGAATCTTCTTCCCAAAATCAAAGTGGAAATCGTCATCTATGAAACGCCGCTTGATACATTGATCGATACCATCCGCGGCGTCTGCAATACAGGGCATGTTGGGGATGGAAAGATTTTCGTCTCTGAATTGTATACAGCGGTCAAAATACGTACAGGAGAAAGAGGCGGCGCAGCCATTATCGATGATAAGGCCTAG
- the citC gene encoding [citrate (pro-3S)-lyase] ligase, translating into MITEREIFLTNPDEKAAVIEFLNGFGLTFTGNIDYTMGLFEDGKLIGTGSLGGRVMRDIAISKDYQKKGLTRRIIRNLQGESYRRGITGNQIFTKPANVPVFEHMGFKCVAVAEPYAALLEHGTDTLEDYLGRVRAILGSGEGKNRGAIVMNCNPFTLGHRSLVEYAHNNCDEVIIFAVREDRSVFPFSDRFSLLKQGVRDMKGVEVISGGDYIISNATFPTYFIKGTDELAAQTKLDATVFATRIAPALNISVRFVGEEPTDKTTLAYNKAMKEVFNESGIELKEIPREQKGNQIVSASTVRKALAEDDWETVYRMVPKTTLVYLKSDAGQEVIRRIKMMDKIKKMEAEEAAKKTEPEKEK; encoded by the coding sequence ATGATTACAGAACGTGAAATCTTCTTAACGAATCCAGATGAAAAGGCTGCAGTCATAGAATTTTTAAATGGATTTGGACTTACCTTTACAGGCAATATCGATTATACAATGGGACTTTTTGAGGACGGAAAGCTGATCGGGACAGGCTCACTCGGCGGCAGAGTCATGCGTGATATTGCCATCAGCAAAGATTACCAGAAGAAGGGGCTGACAAGAAGAATCATCCGCAACCTTCAGGGGGAATCATACCGCCGTGGAATTACAGGAAATCAGATTTTCACAAAACCTGCCAATGTACCGGTCTTTGAGCATATGGGATTCAAATGCGTCGCTGTCGCTGAACCATATGCAGCGCTTCTTGAACATGGCACGGATACACTGGAGGATTACCTGGGAAGAGTACGCGCTATCCTTGGCTCTGGCGAAGGCAAGAACCGCGGCGCTATTGTCATGAACTGCAATCCTTTCACATTAGGCCACAGGAGCCTTGTCGAATATGCTCATAACAACTGCGATGAAGTCATCATCTTTGCTGTCAGGGAAGACAGGAGCGTATTCCCGTTCTCCGACAGATTTTCCCTTCTTAAGCAGGGCGTAAGGGATATGAAGGGCGTAGAAGTCATCAGCGGCGGAGACTATATTATTTCCAATGCTACATTCCCGACATACTTCATTAAAGGTACCGATGAACTTGCTGCCCAGACAAAGCTGGATGCAACAGTCTTTGCAACCAGGATTGCCCCGGCCCTCAACATCAGCGTCAGATTTGTCGGGGAAGAACCTACAGATAAAACAACACTTGCTTATAATAAGGCAATGAAAGAAGTGTTCAACGAAAGCGGCATCGAGCTGAAGGAAATCCCCAGAGAGCAGAAGGGAAATCAGATCGTATCTGCTTCAACCGTCAGAAAGGCACTTGCTGAAGATGACTGGGAAACGGTATACCGCATGGTTCCGAAGACGACACTTGTTTACCTGAAGAGTGATGCAGGACAGGAAGTCATCCGCCGCATCAAGATGATGGACAAGATCAAGAAGATGGAAGCAGAAGAGGCGGCAAAGAAGACAGAACCGGAAAAAGAAAAGTAA
- a CDS encoding bifunctional folylpolyglutamate synthase/dihydrofolate synthase: MNYQESVTYLEQAASFGIKPGLERIQAILEKLGHPETAYRTIHVTGTNGKGSVVAMITSVLENAQLKIGRYVSPHLIDYTERIYVGGHDVTRETFAKAATVVKEAADQVIAEGVETPTEFELLTAMAFWIFREEKVDYAVVEVGMGGLYDSTNVILPVVSIITNVAMDHMKYLGNTLEEIAHQKAGIIKTGIPVVTAAQHVALKKLKKEAHEKGSRIYFYGRDFEIDSRSKWKNGQVVVVKRKDMPKELEKSLLFVPFVGAHQAVNAAVATMALSVVMKQDDRINENDLREGLARSQWKGRFEIHDVNGVTYVMDGAHNPAGAEALGEALDEQYPGKRRIFVFASLADKDTETVLQLLVRKGDMVFACEAPTPRTRKAEEIGTMLEAQKIKAEFKAEHSVNEALSDAAAAAGENDIVMICGSLYILGDAIRFIEEKEASAAEETK; the protein is encoded by the coding sequence ATGAATTATCAGGAATCAGTAACTTACTTGGAACAGGCTGCTTCTTTCGGCATTAAGCCGGGCCTTGAGCGCATTCAGGCAATTCTGGAAAAGCTTGGACATCCGGAAACAGCTTACAGGACAATCCATGTAACAGGAACAAATGGCAAGGGCAGCGTTGTTGCCATGATTACCAGCGTTCTGGAAAACGCACAGCTGAAAATAGGAAGATATGTATCACCGCACCTGATCGACTACACGGAACGCATCTATGTAGGCGGCCACGACGTGACGAGGGAAACTTTTGCAAAAGCGGCGACTGTTGTCAAAGAAGCGGCCGATCAGGTTATTGCTGAAGGCGTTGAAACTCCGACTGAGTTTGAACTGCTGACAGCTATGGCCTTCTGGATCTTCCGTGAAGAAAAGGTAGATTATGCGGTTGTCGAAGTGGGTATGGGAGGACTTTATGACTCCACCAATGTCATTCTTCCCGTCGTCTCAATCATTACGAATGTGGCAATGGATCACATGAAATATCTGGGAAATACCTTGGAAGAAATCGCCCATCAGAAAGCCGGCATCATCAAGACGGGAATCCCCGTAGTCACTGCTGCGCAGCATGTTGCCTTGAAGAAACTCAAGAAAGAAGCTCATGAAAAAGGCTCCAGAATCTACTTCTACGGGAGAGACTTTGAAATTGATTCCAGAAGCAAATGGAAAAACGGACAGGTTGTTGTCGTCAAGAGAAAAGACATGCCGAAGGAACTGGAAAAGAGTCTGCTTTTCGTTCCTTTTGTCGGTGCGCATCAGGCCGTCAATGCAGCCGTTGCCACGATGGCACTTTCTGTTGTCATGAAGCAGGATGACCGCATCAATGAAAATGATTTGAGAGAAGGCCTGGCAAGAAGCCAGTGGAAGGGACGCTTTGAAATCCATGATGTCAATGGTGTTACCTATGTCATGGACGGTGCCCATAACCCGGCAGGCGCGGAAGCTCTTGGTGAAGCTTTGGATGAACAGTATCCTGGAAAACGCAGGATTTTCGTATTTGCCTCCCTGGCAGATAAAGATACGGAAACCGTTCTCCAGCTCCTGGTACGCAAGGGTGATATGGTATTTGCATGTGAAGCACCAACACCGAGAACACGCAAGGCAGAAGAAATCGGAACCATGCTTGAAGCACAGAAAATCAAAGCTGAGTTCAAGGCAGAACACAGTGTAAATGAAGCACTTTCCGATGCTGCCGCTGCCGCTGGCGAAAACGATATCGTCATGATCTGCGGATCCCTGTATATCCTGGGAGATGCAATCCGCTTTATTGAGGAAAAAGAAGCATCCGCGGCCGAAGAGACTAAATAA
- a CDS encoding valine--tRNA ligase, with amino-acid sequence MADLKDQKLDKYDPSEIEQGWYQYWEDHGVFHDEPDPEKEPYSIVLPPPNVTGQLHMGHALDNTLQDILIRYKRMQGYNVLWLPGKDHAGIATQVKVEKQIAEEGLNKYDLGREKFLERVWQWKEKFGNRIGLQIRRLGSSCDWQRERFTMDDVCARAVREVFVSLYEKGLIYQGFRITNWCPRCQTALSDIEVEHEDEVGHLWYFNYPIVGEDGYVQIATTRPETIPGDTAVAVNPSDERYAHLVGKKVKLPTTDREIPIIADDYVDMAYGTGCVKITPAHDPNDFEVGSRHNLETIVIMNKDGTMNEKSGKYNGMDRYEARKAIVQDLKDAGLLVKIEETKHAVGHCSRCKTIVEPMTTKQWFVKMKPLAGPAMEAVTSGKTKFVPERFSKTYIQWLENIHDWCISRQLWWGHRIPVWYCDDCGEVSASRTDLTKCPKCGSEHIHQDPDVLDTWFSSALWPFSTMGWPEQTPVLKQWYPTSTMVTGYDIIFFWVARMMFMSMEFMHEIPFKYVFIHGLVRDSQGRKMSKSLGNGIDPLEVIEKYGADALRFTLVTGNTPGNDMRFYYERVEGNRNFANKLWNATKFTLMNLDDYDKDFVPSKDQLTLADKWILDRLAYTEDYVSNNLDKFELGEAADSIYNFAWNYFCDWYIETAKARLYGEHNDDRKVTQYVLVYTLTRMLALLHPFMPFITEHLWQHLPHEGETLARAPWPKADENLRFPVESEQFDRIMDAIKAIRNMRAEANVAPNKQCHIQNVVLRDDLKKCLEENKGYFEKLAHVEKMDILPADANKPENALTAVVTGMEIYLELKGLIDTAKEKERIEKSKASLEKEIARTSGKLNNKGFLAKAPEDVVKKEQDKLAEFEEKMKSLNERLAFLENL; translated from the coding sequence ATGGCCGATTTAAAAGATCAAAAGCTGGACAAGTATGATCCAAGCGAAATTGAACAGGGTTGGTATCAGTATTGGGAAGATCATGGCGTTTTTCATGATGAACCGGATCCGGAGAAAGAACCGTACAGCATCGTTCTTCCGCCGCCGAACGTTACCGGCCAGCTTCACATGGGACATGCCCTTGATAACACACTGCAGGATATTCTTATCCGTTACAAGAGAATGCAGGGATATAACGTACTCTGGCTGCCGGGCAAGGATCATGCAGGCATAGCAACTCAGGTTAAGGTCGAAAAGCAGATCGCTGAAGAAGGCCTCAACAAGTATGATCTCGGCCGTGAAAAATTCCTGGAACGCGTCTGGCAGTGGAAAGAGAAGTTTGGAAACCGTATCGGCCTTCAGATCAGAAGACTGGGTTCTTCCTGCGACTGGCAGAGAGAACGTTTCACGATGGATGATGTCTGTGCGCGTGCAGTAAGGGAAGTTTTCGTATCCTTGTATGAAAAGGGCCTGATTTATCAGGGATTCAGGATTACCAACTGGTGCCCGAGATGCCAGACTGCCCTTTCTGATATCGAAGTAGAACATGAGGATGAAGTCGGACATCTCTGGTATTTCAATTACCCGATCGTCGGTGAAGACGGATATGTCCAGATTGCAACGACACGTCCTGAAACAATCCCGGGAGATACAGCCGTTGCTGTCAATCCAAGCGATGAAAGATATGCCCATCTTGTAGGCAAGAAGGTAAAACTTCCGACAACAGACCGTGAAATTCCGATCATTGCTGATGATTATGTAGATATGGCATACGGCACAGGCTGCGTCAAGATTACTCCGGCGCATGACCCGAACGACTTCGAAGTGGGAAGCCGCCACAATCTTGAGACCATCGTCATCATGAACAAAGACGGCACGATGAACGAGAAGTCCGGCAAGTACAACGGCATGGACCGTTATGAAGCAAGAAAAGCCATCGTTCAGGATCTGAAGGATGCCGGCCTCCTGGTAAAGATTGAAGAAACAAAGCATGCTGTCGGACACTGCTCCCGCTGCAAGACGATCGTAGAACCGATGACAACCAAGCAGTGGTTCGTCAAGATGAAACCGCTTGCCGGCCCGGCCATGGAAGCTGTTACATCCGGCAAGACTAAGTTTGTTCCGGAACGTTTCTCCAAAACATACATCCAGTGGCTTGAAAATATCCATGACTGGTGCATTTCCAGACAGCTCTGGTGGGGCCACAGAATTCCGGTATGGTACTGCGACGACTGCGGCGAAGTAAGCGCATCCCGCACGGATCTGACAAAGTGCCCGAAATGCGGAAGCGAACATATTCATCAGGACCCGGATGTCCTTGATACCTGGTTCTCCTCTGCACTCTGGCCGTTCTCGACAATGGGCTGGCCGGAACAGACACCGGTTCTCAAGCAGTGGTATCCGACATCCACAATGGTTACCGGCTATGACATCATTTTCTTCTGGGTTGCCAGAATGATGTTCATGTCTATGGAATTCATGCATGAGATTCCGTTCAAGTACGTATTCATTCACGGCCTCGTCAGGGATTCCCAGGGCAGAAAGATGTCCAAGTCCCTTGGCAACGGCATCGATCCGCTTGAAGTCATTGAAAAATACGGCGCTGATGCACTGCGCTTCACCCTCGTTACCGGAAACACACCGGGCAACGATATGCGCTTCTACTATGAGAGAGTAGAAGGAAACAGAAACTTTGCCAATAAGCTCTGGAACGCTACGAAGTTCACACTGATGAACCTGGATGACTATGACAAGGATTTCGTTCCGTCCAAAGATCAGCTGACACTGGCAGACAAGTGGATTCTTGACCGCCTTGCTTATACAGAAGATTATGTAAGCAATAACCTCGATAAATTCGAACTGGGTGAAGCTGCAGACAGCATTTACAATTTCGCATGGAACTATTTCTGCGACTGGTACATTGAAACCGCAAAAGCCCGTCTCTATGGCGAACACAATGATGACAGAAAAGTCACGCAGTATGTCCTTGTTTACACACTGACACGCATGCTCGCCCTGCTGCATCCGTTCATGCCGTTCATTACAGAACACCTCTGGCAGCATCTGCCGCATGAAGGAGAAACACTGGCAAGAGCTCCATGGCCGAAGGCTGATGAAAACTTAAGATTCCCGGTTGAATCTGAACAGTTTGACCGCATCATGGATGCCATCAAAGCAATCCGCAATATGCGTGCAGAAGCCAATGTAGCGCCAAACAAGCAGTGCCATATCCAGAATGTTGTTCTTCGTGATGACCTGAAGAAGTGCCTTGAAGAAAATAAGGGATACTTCGAAAAGCTGGCTCATGTTGAAAAGATGGATATCCTGCCGGCAGATGCAAACAAGCCTGAAAATGCGCTGACTGCAGTCGTTACAGGCATGGAAATCTATCTGGAACTGAAGGGCCTGATTGATACTGCCAAGGAAAAGGAAAGAATCGAGAAGAGCAAAGCCTCTCTTGAAAAGGAAATTGCCAGAACATCCGGCAAACTCAATAACAAGGGATTCCTTGCCAAAGCTCCGGAAGATGTTGTAAAGAAGGAACAGGACAAACTGGCAGAATTCGAAGAAAAGATGAAATCTTTGAATGAACGCCTTGCCTTCCTTGAAAACCTTTAA
- the rlmB gene encoding 23S rRNA (guanosine(2251)-2'-O)-methyltransferase RlmB — MMKDKRASHTTREKNSSYKQNKDTGRNEKRPKSMQAKRRNPVQHRGERKPDIDTSLMTYGRNSVMEFLRAGKVRQIYLKSGRHDERLQEILEEAKLRAVPIKEVEEEELDSMSSGVVHQGIAALLFPYEYQDMNAVIKKWEGKDPIFILLDGVEDVRNLGAIVRTAECAGAACVLLPNHKSSPVTAAAMKTAAGAFAYLPVCRIGNIQQTLKYLKEQGFWVVGTDMDGESLYYEANLKGPLVIVMGAEGKGMSPLTRRMCDFCVRIPMRGKVSSLNVSVAAALLLYEAVKQRN; from the coding sequence ATGATGAAGGATAAAAGAGCATCTCATACAACCAGGGAAAAGAATTCCTCGTATAAGCAGAACAAAGACACCGGCAGAAACGAAAAGCGTCCGAAGAGCATGCAGGCTAAAAGGAGAAATCCCGTTCAGCACAGGGGAGAAAGGAAGCCTGATATTGATACTTCCCTTATGACATACGGAAGAAACAGTGTCATGGAATTTCTGCGTGCCGGAAAGGTCAGGCAGATTTATCTTAAAAGCGGCAGACATGATGAAAGGCTTCAGGAAATCCTTGAAGAAGCCAAGTTGCGTGCTGTCCCGATAAAGGAAGTGGAGGAAGAAGAACTTGACTCCATGTCCAGCGGTGTTGTCCATCAGGGAATCGCTGCACTTCTCTTCCCCTATGAGTATCAGGATATGAACGCTGTCATTAAGAAATGGGAAGGAAAAGATCCGATTTTCATTCTTCTTGACGGAGTGGAGGATGTCAGGAATTTAGGCGCCATTGTCCGCACGGCTGAATGCGCCGGTGCTGCCTGCGTGCTTCTGCCGAATCATAAAAGCTCTCCTGTCACAGCGGCCGCTATGAAAACAGCGGCAGGCGCTTTTGCCTATCTTCCTGTCTGCAGGATCGGAAACATACAGCAGACGCTGAAGTATCTGAAAGAACAGGGCTTCTGGGTTGTGGGAACAGACATGGACGGGGAAAGCTTGTATTACGAAGCCAACCTCAAAGGGCCTCTTGTCATTGTCATGGGTGCGGAAGGAAAAGGGATGAGCCCTCTTACACGCAGGATGTGTGATTTCTGTGTCCGTATCCCTATGAGAGGAAAGGTCTCGTCACTGAACGTTTCCGTGGCGGCGGCTTTATTGCTGTATGAGGCGGTAAAACAGAGGAATTAA
- the cysS gene encoding cysteine--tRNA ligase has translation MEEIKVYNTLTKEKEVFKPITPGEVKIYVCGVTPYNHPHIGNARPAVTWDIIRRYLEYIGYKVKFVQNFTDVDDKIINKANAEGTDWKTISDRYIDAYFKVMDALHVRRADVYPRVSDHMDDIIHMVEELIKNGHAYVLGGDVYYDISTFKDYGKLSGRKVEDMLAGARIEVNDEKRNPGDFALWKAAKPGEPFWESPWGKGRPGWHIECSAMSTHYLGNTIDFHGGGSDLIFPHHENEIAQSEGCTGCHFVNYWLHNGFITINSEKMSKSLNNFFLVKDVLEKYSGDALRFFLLSTHYRSPLDFSDDRLEEAEKNMDKLKDVIARIKEMSSMEGSEETEASRKLAEAADHAMKVFHEAMDDDFNTGLTTGAMFELAKAINVYYNEVHAGTAFNKEAADKAGQTFKTILDVLGILEKEWKKEEAYDDKDYNDLMNVLLEIRQSARKAKQYQIADEIRDKLGEIGIVIEDTPTGARWKKRGV, from the coding sequence ATGGAAGAAATCAAAGTTTATAACACACTGACAAAGGAGAAAGAAGTTTTCAAGCCGATCACTCCTGGTGAAGTCAAGATTTATGTCTGCGGAGTAACGCCATACAATCATCCGCATATCGGAAATGCGCGTCCGGCAGTTACATGGGATATCATCCGCCGTTATCTTGAATACATCGGCTACAAAGTAAAATTCGTACAGAATTTCACGGATGTCGATGATAAGATCATCAATAAAGCGAATGCAGAAGGCACCGACTGGAAGACAATTTCCGACCGTTACATTGATGCATATTTCAAGGTCATGGATGCGCTGCATGTACGTCGTGCAGACGTTTATCCGAGAGTTTCCGATCATATGGATGATATCATTCATATGGTGGAAGAACTGATCAAGAACGGACATGCCTATGTTTTAGGCGGCGATGTTTATTATGACATTTCCACATTCAAGGACTATGGCAAATTGTCCGGAAGAAAAGTGGAAGATATGCTCGCCGGTGCCCGCATTGAAGTCAACGATGAAAAGAGAAACCCGGGCGACTTTGCCCTGTGGAAAGCAGCAAAACCGGGTGAACCGTTCTGGGAAAGCCCGTGGGGTAAGGGAAGACCGGGCTGGCATATTGAATGCTCTGCCATGTCTACCCACTATCTGGGAAACACCATCGACTTCCATGGCGGCGGATCCGATCTTATTTTCCCGCATCATGAAAATGAAATCGCCCAGTCCGAAGGATGCACAGGCTGCCATTTCGTCAATTACTGGCTGCACAATGGATTTATTACTATTAACTCTGAAAAGATGAGCAAGTCTCTCAATAACTTCTTCCTTGTGAAGGATGTCCTTGAAAAGTATTCCGGAGATGCCCTCCGTTTCTTCCTCCTGTCTACTCATTACAGAAGCCCGCTTGACTTCTCCGATGACCGTCTGGAAGAAGCAGAAAAGAACATGGACAAGCTGAAAGATGTCATTGCCCGCATCAAGGAAATGTCCTCCATGGAAGGCAGCGAAGAAACAGAAGCTTCCAGGAAACTTGCTGAAGCAGCAGATCATGCCATGAAGGTATTCCATGAAGCCATGGATGATGATTTCAATACAGGCCTCACAACCGGTGCCATGTTTGAACTGGCAAAGGCAATCAATGTATATTACAACGAAGTACATGCAGGCACTGCATTCAACAAGGAAGCTGCTGATAAAGCAGGACAGACATTCAAGACAATTCTCGACGTCCTTGGCATTCTGGAAAAGGAATGGAAGAAAGAAGAAGCCTATGACGACAAAGACTATAATGATCTCATGAATGTCCTTCTTGAAATCAGACAGTCGGCAAGAAAAGCCAAACAGTATCAGATTGCTGATGAAATCCGCGACAAGCTTGGCGAAATCGGTATTGTGATTGAAGATACTCCGACGGGAGCAAGGTGGAAAAAACGTGGAGTTTAA
- the secG gene encoding preprotein translocase subunit SecG, translating to MKYFLIGTTLLVSILLIVVVVAQESKQPGMGSAIGGGAEAVAGGKTRGKDAVLSKFTVVFGIIFAVLCLVLGRYMNTF from the coding sequence GTGAAGTACTTTTTAATCGGAACTACATTATTGGTATCCATTTTATTGATTGTCGTTGTTGTTGCCCAGGAGTCCAAACAGCCGGGCATGGGTTCAGCTATCGGCGGCGGTGCTGAAGCAGTAGCAGGCGGCAAGACCAGAGGCAAGGATGCAGTTCTCTCTAAGTTTACTGTGGTATTTGGCATTATCTTTGCGGTGCTCTGCCTCGTACTTGGGAGATATATGAATACTTTCTGA